From one Plantibacter flavus genomic stretch:
- a CDS encoding GNAT family N-acetyltransferase — MAVYSIREAAVADVRVLTDMMVEAANWNAVAPRPRSAVLADAQHTRYVHGWRRPGDAGVVAVGQDGAPVGACWYRLFPSDAPGFGYVAGGVPELILGVSPIHRAQGVGRQLLRATVQLARAAGYQRISLSVERANHAVSLYRTEGFATVDRRGSRDTMVLNLR; from the coding sequence ATGGCGGTCTACTCGATCCGCGAAGCCGCGGTGGCTGATGTGCGCGTCCTCACCGACATGATGGTCGAGGCGGCCAACTGGAACGCCGTCGCGCCCCGTCCCCGGTCCGCCGTCCTCGCCGATGCGCAGCACACCCGGTACGTGCACGGGTGGCGTCGCCCCGGCGACGCCGGGGTCGTCGCCGTCGGGCAGGACGGTGCGCCGGTCGGGGCGTGCTGGTATCGACTCTTCCCGTCCGACGCACCCGGGTTCGGGTACGTGGCGGGCGGCGTCCCCGAACTCATCCTGGGGGTCAGTCCGATCCACCGCGCACAGGGCGTCGGACGGCAGTTGCTCCGCGCGACCGTGCAGCTCGCCAGAGCGGCCGGGTACCAGCGCATCAGCCTGAGCGTGGAGCGGGCGAACCACGCCGTCTCGCTGTACCGCACCGAGGGGTTCGCGACCGTGGACCGGCGGGGGAGCCGCGACACGATGGTCCTGAATCTGCGCTGA
- a CDS encoding ABC transporter permease, with protein MSRILTSIVGAVVEAAQELRIHRGRVILSLIGVGVAVCALTSMVGMSSLAAQAQTESQERYGGRPATLMASVYGTGAEQPDPELYITAVHDLAERYGIGYVSQSGSTQLNVQFADGTVPVPATVVDVPYGEMHRIRLDEGTWFQEDDGDRLAPAIVVNPAFWQRLGSPPIETHPTVTVHGEHPVTAVVVGVYASNEWDTEPQLSILPAGTALIGPAAGAEEGMGQPGQLPQFEFWVPNADAEAFIQRIQSDLRAELGDAYGVEVFRNDFGQTGEDPLLSLKLVVGAVAGLILLLGALGLINLSLVTVRQRIREIGIRRSFGATAPRVFFAVMMESVVATFVAGVIGVMLAVAVVKSPIVEQFIGQGLVTDFPPFPIEAAVLGLVSATAVGAIAGLLPALVAVRVKVIDAIRY; from the coding sequence ATGTCTAGGATCCTGACCTCGATCGTCGGAGCGGTCGTCGAGGCCGCCCAGGAGCTGCGGATCCATCGTGGCCGGGTCATCCTCTCGCTCATCGGCGTCGGTGTCGCGGTGTGCGCCCTCACGAGCATGGTCGGCATGTCGTCGCTCGCGGCGCAGGCCCAGACCGAGTCGCAGGAACGCTACGGCGGCCGACCCGCCACGCTCATGGCGTCGGTCTACGGCACGGGAGCGGAGCAGCCCGACCCTGAGCTGTACATCACGGCGGTGCACGACCTCGCCGAGCGGTACGGCATCGGGTACGTCTCGCAATCCGGTAGCACCCAGTTGAACGTGCAGTTCGCCGACGGGACCGTGCCGGTACCCGCGACCGTCGTCGACGTCCCCTACGGCGAGATGCACCGCATCAGACTCGACGAGGGCACCTGGTTCCAGGAGGACGACGGCGACCGCCTCGCACCCGCGATCGTCGTGAACCCGGCGTTCTGGCAGCGCCTCGGGTCGCCGCCCATCGAGACGCACCCGACGGTCACCGTCCACGGTGAACATCCGGTCACGGCCGTGGTCGTCGGGGTGTACGCCAGCAACGAGTGGGACACCGAACCGCAGCTGTCGATCCTGCCCGCAGGGACGGCGCTCATCGGTCCGGCGGCCGGCGCCGAGGAGGGCATGGGCCAGCCCGGTCAGCTGCCGCAGTTCGAGTTCTGGGTCCCGAACGCAGACGCCGAGGCCTTCATCCAGCGGATCCAGTCCGACCTGCGTGCCGAACTCGGCGACGCGTACGGCGTCGAGGTGTTCCGCAACGACTTCGGCCAGACAGGAGAGGACCCGCTCCTGTCGTTGAAGCTCGTGGTCGGTGCCGTCGCCGGACTCATCCTCCTGCTCGGAGCCCTCGGGCTCATCAACCTCTCGCTCGTCACCGTCCGCCAGCGCATCCGCGAGATCGGGATCCGACGCAGTTTCGGGGCGACCGCGCCGCGCGTGTTCTTCGCCGTGATGATGGAGAGTGTCGTCGCCACCTTCGTCGCCGGGGTGATCGGTGTCATGCTCGCCGTCGCCGTCGTGAAGAGTCCGATCGTCGAGCAGTTCATCGGTCAAGGGCTCGTGACGGACTTCCCGCCGTTCCCCATCGAGGCGGCGGTCCTCGGGCTGGTCAGCGCGACGGCCGTCGGCGCGATCGCCGGGCTCCTCCCGGCGCTCGTCGCCGTCCGCGTGAAGGTGATCGACGCCATCCGGTACTGA
- a CDS encoding ABC transporter ATP-binding protein has product MTLLELRGVTRVVQIPDAPPLTILDGVDLEVHEGDRVSIVGRSGSGKSTLLNLLGLLDKPTSGSLVFDGRPAERLGSGARDRLRGAQIGFVFQQFNLLPGRTALENVTTPLLYAGGRSFWRRREIAAAMLERVGLGDRLDAMPTKLSGGEQQRVAIARSLVRGPRLILADEPTGALDVETGTSVMSLLDEVASSTGAALVTITHDRAIARLATTHHRLDHGVLTPDHELEATDV; this is encoded by the coding sequence GTGACGCTCCTCGAGCTCCGCGGCGTCACCAGGGTCGTCCAGATCCCCGACGCGCCGCCGCTGACGATCCTCGACGGCGTCGACCTCGAGGTGCACGAGGGTGATCGCGTCTCCATCGTCGGCCGATCGGGTTCGGGCAAGTCGACGCTCCTGAACCTCCTCGGCCTGCTCGACAAGCCGACCTCCGGGTCGCTCGTCTTCGACGGTCGACCGGCGGAACGCCTCGGCTCCGGTGCGCGCGACCGACTGCGCGGCGCCCAGATCGGATTCGTCTTCCAACAGTTCAACCTCCTGCCCGGCCGGACCGCGCTCGAGAACGTGACGACGCCGCTCCTGTATGCCGGCGGACGCTCGTTCTGGCGCCGTCGGGAGATCGCCGCCGCGATGCTCGAACGCGTCGGACTCGGCGACCGCCTCGACGCGATGCCCACGAAACTGTCCGGCGGCGAACAGCAGCGCGTCGCCATCGCACGGTCACTGGTCCGTGGGCCACGGCTCATCCTCGCGGACGAGCCGACCGGCGCACTCGACGTCGAGACCGGCACCTCCGTCATGTCCCTGCTCGATGAGGTGGCGTCCTCCACGGGGGCCGCCCTCGTGACGATCACCCACGACCGGGCCATCGCCCGACTCGCGACGACCCACCACCGTCTCGATCACGGCGTGCTCACCCCCGATCACGAACTGGAGGCCACGGATGTCTAG
- a CDS encoding ribonuclease J, with protein sequence MPNTIIDPPVLEPGTLRVIPIGGLGEIGRNMTCFEIDGKILIVDCGVLFPEEHQPGVDLILPDFTSIKDRLDDIVGVVLTHGHEDHIGAVPYLLKLRKDIPLIGSGLTLALIEAKLKEHRIVPYTLPVKEGQIEALGPFDLEFVAVNHSIPDALAVFIDTDAGTVLVTGDFKMDQLPLDGRLTDLRAFARLGEEGVDLFLVDSTNADVPGFTPLERSIGPVLDQVIAKSERRVIVASFSSHVHRVQQVLDAAHAHGRRVAFLGRSMVRNMGIAADLGYLNVPEGLLIDYKKAKDLPEDKIVYMSTGSQGEPMAVLSRMANLDHAIEPGPGDTVILASSLIPGNENAVYRVIDGLTKLGATVVHKGNAKVHVSGHAAAGELLYCYNILQPKNVLPVHGEYRHLVANQKLAIDSGVPAQNTFIGEDGIVIDLKDGVAKVVGQLDVGLVYVDGSTVGEITDADLKDRRILAEEGFISVIVVVDSKTGHIISGPEVHAKGFAEDDKVFADIKPKVAKALAEAAENGVRDTHALSQVIRRTVGRWVNTSFRRRPMIVPLVIEA encoded by the coding sequence ATGCCCAATACCATCATCGATCCGCCAGTCCTCGAACCGGGGACGCTCCGCGTCATCCCCATCGGAGGACTCGGCGAGATCGGCAGGAACATGACCTGCTTCGAGATCGACGGCAAGATCCTGATCGTCGACTGCGGCGTGCTCTTCCCCGAAGAACACCAGCCGGGCGTCGACCTGATCCTTCCCGATTTCACCTCCATCAAGGACCGGCTCGACGACATCGTCGGGGTCGTGCTCACGCACGGTCACGAGGACCACATCGGCGCCGTGCCCTACCTCCTGAAGCTGCGCAAGGACATCCCGCTGATCGGTTCCGGCCTGACGCTCGCGCTCATCGAGGCGAAGCTCAAGGAACACCGCATCGTCCCCTACACCCTGCCGGTGAAGGAGGGGCAGATCGAGGCGCTGGGGCCGTTCGACCTCGAGTTCGTCGCGGTCAACCACTCGATCCCGGACGCGCTCGCGGTGTTCATCGACACCGACGCCGGCACGGTCCTCGTGACCGGTGACTTCAAGATGGACCAGTTGCCGCTCGACGGCCGCCTGACGGACCTCCGCGCCTTCGCCCGCCTCGGTGAAGAAGGCGTCGACCTCTTCCTCGTCGACTCGACGAACGCCGACGTTCCGGGATTCACGCCGCTCGAGCGGTCCATCGGGCCGGTCCTCGACCAGGTCATCGCGAAGTCCGAGCGCCGCGTCATCGTCGCGAGCTTCTCGAGTCACGTGCACCGCGTCCAGCAGGTCCTCGACGCGGCTCACGCCCATGGCCGGCGGGTCGCGTTCCTCGGTCGGTCCATGGTGCGCAACATGGGTATCGCAGCCGACCTCGGGTATCTGAACGTCCCCGAGGGCCTGCTCATCGACTACAAGAAGGCGAAGGACCTCCCCGAGGACAAGATCGTCTACATGTCGACCGGGTCACAGGGCGAGCCGATGGCCGTCCTCAGCCGGATGGCGAACCTCGACCACGCGATCGAACCGGGCCCGGGCGACACCGTCATCCTCGCCTCGAGCCTCATCCCGGGCAACGAGAACGCGGTCTACCGGGTCATCGACGGCCTGACGAAGCTCGGCGCCACCGTCGTCCACAAGGGCAACGCGAAGGTCCACGTCTCCGGTCACGCGGCCGCCGGTGAGCTGCTGTACTGCTACAACATCCTTCAGCCGAAGAACGTGCTCCCGGTCCACGGCGAGTACCGTCACCTCGTCGCGAACCAGAAGCTCGCGATCGACAGCGGAGTCCCGGCGCAGAACACCTTCATCGGCGAGGACGGCATCGTCATCGACTTGAAGGACGGCGTCGCGAAGGTCGTCGGGCAGCTCGACGTCGGGCTCGTCTACGTCGACGGCTCGACCGTCGGCGAGATCACCGACGCCGACCTCAAGGACCGTCGCATCCTGGCGGAGGAGGGCTTCATCTCGGTCATCGTCGTCGTCGACTCGAAGACCGGGCACATCATCTCCGGCCCCGAGGTGCACGCGAAGGGCTTCGCCGAGGACGACAAGGTCTTCGCCGACATCAAGCCGAAGGTCGCCAAGGCACTCGCCGAGGCGGCGGAGAACGGCGTCCGCGACACGCACGCGCTGTCGCAGGTGATCCGTCGGACCGTGGGCCGCTGGGTCAACACGTCCTTCCGTCGCCGCCCGATGATCGTCCCGCTCGTCATCGAGGCCTGA
- the dapA gene encoding 4-hydroxy-tetrahydrodipicolinate synthase, with product MSRAENPFGQVLVALVTPFTADGEVDWKAVERHIDDVVTAGADGIVVTGTTGETSTLTDPEKVKLVEVGKAVAGGRAKIITGGGSNETAHAIELAKKSEQAGADGNMIVTPYYNKPTQAGVLTHFRMIADSTDLPVILYDIPGRTGIPITYETILRAAKHPNILAVKDAKGDLSEVSRVMNQTDLMYFAGDDANALPTLAIGGTGLIGVTANIAPTPYRHMVDAVNSGDLVAATAAHRQLEPLVRAVMTHVPGTVAAKYILHGLGRIQSPRVRLPLVGPEEWEAAQIEDEIDLVKDIPGVDFRNFRPDRNAAAGGALPKVAGTTR from the coding sequence GTGTCGCGTGCAGAGAACCCCTTCGGTCAAGTCCTCGTCGCCCTGGTGACGCCGTTCACCGCCGACGGCGAGGTCGACTGGAAGGCCGTCGAGCGACACATCGACGACGTCGTGACCGCGGGGGCCGACGGCATCGTCGTCACCGGCACCACGGGTGAGACGTCGACGCTGACGGACCCGGAGAAGGTGAAGCTCGTCGAGGTCGGCAAGGCCGTCGCGGGCGGGCGCGCGAAGATCATCACCGGTGGTGGCTCCAACGAGACGGCCCACGCGATCGAGCTCGCGAAGAAGAGCGAGCAGGCGGGCGCCGACGGCAACATGATCGTCACCCCGTACTACAACAAGCCCACCCAGGCCGGCGTGCTCACCCACTTCCGCATGATCGCCGACTCCACGGATCTGCCCGTCATCCTTTACGACATCCCGGGGCGGACCGGCATCCCCATCACCTACGAGACGATCCTGCGTGCGGCCAAGCACCCGAACATCCTCGCGGTGAAGGATGCCAAGGGCGACCTCAGTGAGGTGAGCCGGGTCATGAACCAGACGGACCTCATGTACTTCGCGGGCGACGACGCCAACGCGCTGCCGACGCTCGCCATCGGCGGCACCGGCCTCATCGGCGTCACGGCCAACATCGCGCCCACGCCCTACCGACACATGGTCGACGCGGTGAACTCCGGCGACCTCGTCGCGGCGACCGCCGCGCACCGGCAGCTCGAGCCGCTCGTGCGCGCGGTCATGACCCACGTCCCCGGCACCGTCGCCGCCAAATACATCTTGCACGGCCTCGGCCGGATCCAGAGCCCGCGGGTGCGTCTTCCGCTGGTCGGTCCGGAGGAGTGGGAGGCCGCGCAGATCGAGGATGAGATCGACCTGGTGAAGGACATCCCAGGCGTCGACTTCCGCAACTTCCGGCCAGACCGCAACGCCGCCGCCGGTGGCGCGCTGCCCAAGGTCGCCGGTACGACTCGCTAG
- a CDS encoding TlpA family protein disulfide reductase, which translates to MLTDTMHPTAALSLILVLVLSTTAVGLIVRARSGRATHRTDGDRLSPAALGTTTPLGRSATLVQFSTEFCALCPGTRRLLHELADGEAGVGVLDVDLTHRPDLADRFAVLQTPTVLLLDRAGIVRGRFSGAARRAVLAGELRSVLGRPA; encoded by the coding sequence ATGCTGACGGACACCATGCACCCGACGGCCGCCCTCTCGCTGATCCTCGTCCTCGTCCTGTCCACGACGGCGGTGGGTCTGATCGTGCGTGCACGGAGCGGGCGTGCGACGCACCGCACCGACGGCGACCGCCTCTCGCCGGCGGCACTCGGGACGACCACTCCGCTCGGCCGATCGGCCACCCTGGTGCAGTTCAGCACCGAGTTCTGTGCCCTGTGCCCCGGCACCAGACGACTGCTGCACGAGCTGGCCGACGGGGAGGCGGGCGTGGGCGTCCTCGACGTCGACCTGACCCACCGTCCCGACCTCGCGGACCGCTTCGCCGTCCTGCAGACGCCCACCGTCCTCCTCCTCGACCGCGCCGGGATCGTGCGCGGTCGGTTCTCCGGGGCCGCACGCCGTGCGGTGCTCGCCGGCGAGCTGCGATCCGTCCTCGGGAGACCGGCATGA
- a CDS encoding DUF4395 domain-containing protein, whose product MTSNPAAAQPTGIDPRSPRFGATVTAVLLLVAVFLALTAPLADTPPARAGQPAFVLVAVIAALFAWGAFAGIRRHPYGVVFRHLIRPRLGPPTELEAPEPPTFAQGVGLVVVAIGLVLHLIGVPGSLAVSAGAAFVAAFLNAAFGFCLGCRLYVLLLRARVIGRQA is encoded by the coding sequence ATGACCTCGAACCCTGCAGCAGCACAGCCGACCGGCATCGACCCGCGCAGCCCGCGGTTCGGCGCGACCGTGACCGCCGTGCTCCTCCTCGTCGCCGTCTTCCTCGCGCTGACGGCGCCGCTCGCCGACACGCCGCCCGCGCGGGCCGGCCAACCGGCCTTCGTCCTCGTCGCCGTCATCGCAGCCCTGTTCGCGTGGGGCGCGTTCGCCGGGATCCGACGCCACCCGTACGGCGTCGTCTTCCGACACCTCATCCGCCCGAGGCTCGGCCCGCCCACCGAACTCGAGGCACCTGAACCACCGACCTTCGCCCAGGGCGTCGGCCTGGTGGTGGTCGCGATCGGACTCGTGCTGCACCTCATCGGGGTGCCGGGATCCCTCGCCGTCTCCGCCGGTGCCGCGTTCGTCGCCGCATTCCTCAACGCGGCGTTCGGGTTCTGCCTCGGCTGCCGCCTGTACGTGCTCCTCCTCCGCGCCCGTGTCATCGGGCGACAGGCGTGA
- a CDS encoding OsmC family peroxiredoxin, translating into MAVTSEATTVWNGTLFEGSGHTSLDTSEAAEFAVDWKARSEGSNTTTTPEELLGAAHASCYSMAFANELTSAGFPPERIQATAAVSFTPGTGITGSHLLVSAVVPGISEADFERIATAAKDGCPVSQALAGIPITLEASLA; encoded by the coding sequence ATGGCGGTAACAAGCGAAGCCACGACGGTCTGGAACGGCACGCTCTTCGAGGGATCGGGGCACACGAGCCTCGACACCTCCGAGGCGGCCGAGTTCGCGGTCGACTGGAAGGCACGCTCCGAGGGATCCAACACGACGACGACCCCGGAGGAACTGCTCGGGGCTGCGCACGCCTCCTGCTACTCGATGGCGTTCGCCAACGAACTCACGAGCGCCGGATTCCCGCCGGAGCGCATCCAGGCGACCGCAGCGGTCTCCTTCACCCCCGGCACCGGCATCACCGGCAGCCACCTGCTCGTCAGCGCGGTCGTGCCCGGCATCTCCGAGGCCGACTTCGAGCGCATCGCCACGGCGGCGAAGGACGGCTGCCCGGTCTCGCAGGCGCTCGCCGGCATCCCGATCACCCTCGAAGCCAGCCTCGCGTAA
- a CDS encoding TIGR01777 family oxidoreductase, with protein MRIVIGGASGLIGTALGRSLETDGHEVVRLVRRPARGAGEAEWDPLAGTLDPRVLSGADAVVNLSGASLGKLPWTAAYRSTILWSRLSATRTLVDAMNRAEQPPAAFLSGSAVGYYGDRPGETLTEDSSRGAGFLADVVVAWEDSALAALDAVRTVLLRNGIVVDLAGVLKPLAPLTRFGVAGPLGSGRQFWPWIGLQDEVRAITHLLTSTLSGPVNLCGPQAARADDLMFELARRMNRPYLLRVPTFALKALLGDAADGLLLSDQRVEPRRLLDDGFTFSTPTVEQALAEALARD; from the coding sequence ATGCGCATCGTGATCGGCGGGGCCTCCGGGCTCATCGGAACGGCGCTCGGGCGCTCCCTCGAGACCGACGGTCATGAGGTCGTCCGGCTCGTACGACGTCCGGCGCGCGGTGCCGGCGAAGCGGAGTGGGATCCGCTGGCAGGAACGCTGGACCCGCGAGTCCTGAGCGGCGCCGACGCGGTCGTCAACCTCTCCGGCGCCTCCCTCGGCAAGCTGCCGTGGACGGCGGCCTACCGATCCACGATCCTCTGGTCACGACTCAGCGCCACCCGGACCCTCGTCGACGCCATGAACCGGGCGGAGCAGCCACCGGCCGCCTTCCTCAGTGGTTCGGCGGTCGGGTACTACGGCGACCGTCCCGGAGAGACCCTCACGGAGGACTCCTCCAGAGGGGCCGGATTCCTCGCCGACGTCGTCGTCGCCTGGGAGGACTCGGCGCTCGCGGCGCTCGACGCCGTCCGCACCGTGCTGCTCCGCAACGGCATCGTCGTCGACCTGGCAGGCGTGCTCAAGCCGCTGGCACCGCTCACCAGGTTCGGGGTCGCCGGTCCGCTCGGTTCGGGCCGCCAGTTCTGGCCGTGGATCGGGCTGCAGGACGAGGTCCGGGCGATCACCCACCTGCTGACCTCGACGCTCTCCGGACCGGTGAACCTGTGCGGTCCGCAGGCCGCCCGCGCCGACGACCTCATGTTCGAGCTCGCCAGACGGATGAACCGGCCCTATCTGCTGCGCGTCCCGACGTTCGCCCTGAAGGCTCTCCTCGGCGACGCCGCCGACGGACTGCTGCTGAGCGATCAGCGCGTCGAACCTCGTCGGCTCTTGGACGACGGCTTCACGTTCAGCACGCCGACCGTCGAGCAGGCGTTGGCCGAAGCACTCGCCCGCGACTGA
- the dapB gene encoding 4-hydroxy-tetrahydrodipicolinate reductase encodes MTTRVALAGASGKMGRLFTSIIGSLDDFELVASLGSSSELSEMDEADLVVDVTVPGVSQRIVDHAVAQGINVLVGTSGWSAERIQRLDRRLAELPEQGVVIIPNFSLGSVLSTSLATVAARFFDSIEIIESHRDTKVDSPSGTAVRTAELMMAARGDRGPVAAPHTDQRARGQQVSSIPIHSLRLQGVVARQEVVFGGVDELVTITHDTISPASYERGIRLALVAARDAQGVTVGLDSLLDLGLDRPGPAGRRPAQGAPEHVSGQAAAASAL; translated from the coding sequence ATGACGACACGAGTGGCGCTGGCCGGCGCGAGCGGCAAGATGGGCCGACTGTTCACCAGCATCATCGGTTCACTCGACGACTTCGAGCTGGTCGCATCGCTCGGTTCCTCGAGCGAGCTGAGCGAGATGGACGAGGCGGACCTCGTCGTCGACGTCACGGTCCCGGGTGTCAGCCAGCGGATCGTCGACCACGCCGTCGCTCAGGGGATCAACGTGCTCGTCGGGACGAGCGGCTGGTCGGCCGAGCGTATCCAGCGACTCGACCGCCGGCTCGCCGAGCTGCCCGAGCAGGGCGTCGTCATCATCCCCAACTTCTCGCTGGGGTCCGTCCTGTCGACGAGTCTCGCGACCGTCGCTGCGCGCTTCTTCGATTCGATCGAGATCATCGAGTCCCACCGCGACACGAAGGTGGACTCGCCCTCCGGGACCGCCGTGCGCACCGCCGAGTTGATGATGGCCGCGCGTGGCGACCGTGGGCCCGTCGCCGCTCCGCACACCGACCAGCGGGCGAGGGGACAGCAGGTCTCGAGCATCCCGATCCACAGCTTGCGGCTCCAGGGCGTCGTCGCCCGCCAGGAGGTCGTGTTCGGTGGCGTCGACGAACTCGTCACGATCACGCACGACACGATCTCGCCCGCATCCTACGAGCGGGGCATCCGGCTCGCCCTCGTCGCCGCCCGCGACGCCCAGGGGGTCACCGTCGGTCTCGACAGTCTGCTCGACCTCGGACTCGATCGCCCAGGGCCGGCGGGTCGGCGGCCCGCCCAGGGGGCGCCCGAGCACGTCTCCGGCCAGGCCGCGGCGGCCAGCGCCCTGTGA
- a CDS encoding histidine phosphatase family protein, translating into MSHYLYLVRHGEQQHAEHGLPDGPLSARGRRQAQLLAERLGGVPMTAAWHSPLQRAAETAQIIAERMPAVTPEPSSLLFDCVPSGRTPETPSAFDPFFGSITEAEIEAGEAQMADAAAEFLSPKRGDHHELLITHNFVIGWLVREALQAPAWRWVSINQANGGLTVLHQRAGRPWSLITHNDLAHLPMELRTGLPEPHIV; encoded by the coding sequence ATGTCCCATTACCTGTATCTCGTCAGACACGGCGAGCAGCAACACGCTGAGCACGGCTTGCCCGACGGACCGCTGTCGGCACGCGGTCGGCGCCAGGCGCAGCTGCTCGCGGAGCGCCTCGGCGGTGTCCCGATGACCGCGGCGTGGCACTCGCCGTTGCAGCGTGCCGCGGAGACCGCCCAGATCATCGCCGAGCGGATGCCGGCCGTCACACCGGAGCCGTCGTCGCTGCTCTTCGACTGTGTCCCGAGCGGTCGCACACCGGAGACGCCGTCGGCGTTCGACCCCTTCTTCGGTTCGATCACCGAGGCGGAGATCGAGGCGGGCGAAGCGCAGATGGCCGACGCCGCGGCCGAGTTCCTCTCGCCGAAGCGCGGTGACCATCACGAGCTGCTCATCACGCACAACTTCGTCATCGGGTGGCTCGTCCGCGAGGCGCTCCAGGCGCCCGCATGGCGCTGGGTGAGCATCAACCAGGCCAACGGCGGACTGACGGTGCTGCACCAGCGCGCCGGGCGTCCGTGGAGCCTCATCACCCACAACGACCTCGCGCACCTCCCCATGGAACTCCGCACGGGACTTCCCGAGCCGCACATCGTCTAG
- a CDS encoding M16 family metallopeptidase: protein MNAAVDLPLTRPELAFTASGDALVRRTVLPNGLRILSEHMPGSRSATIGYWVAVGSRDEQPATADRPATFGSTHFLEHLLFKGTPSRSALDIAVAFDAVGGEHNALTAKEHTCYYAKVRDRDLPMAVDVITDMLTSSLLDPEEFENERGVILEELAMMDDDPGDVANERFFERVLGEHPLGRPIGGHPQSIIEVGRDAVVAHYRANYRANDVIVTAAGAVDHDALVAQVSEALVQAGWPADAVAAPVARRTLAPAAIVGGSPLSVVHRPTEQVHLQIGGAGLIAGDERRFAMSMLNSILGGGMSSRLFQEIRERRGLAYSVYSFAGSYSDAGVFGLAAACSTAKAATVAELMLAELHRLAEHGVTDEELSRALGQLSGASALALEDSDSRMSRLGRAELTLGEFIDLDESIRRLQSVGQDDVQQLAQHLAAQPITVSAVGAVDEDTFAPIIAGVR from the coding sequence ATGAACGCCGCCGTCGACCTTCCGCTCACTCGTCCCGAGCTCGCGTTCACCGCATCCGGGGACGCGCTCGTCCGCCGGACGGTCCTGCCCAACGGGCTGCGCATCCTGAGTGAACACATGCCGGGCAGCCGCAGCGCCACGATCGGCTACTGGGTGGCCGTCGGTTCCCGCGACGAACAACCGGCGACCGCTGATCGACCGGCGACCTTCGGCTCCACGCACTTCCTGGAGCACCTCCTGTTCAAGGGCACGCCGTCGCGTTCCGCCCTCGACATCGCGGTCGCCTTCGACGCCGTCGGCGGCGAGCACAACGCGCTCACGGCCAAAGAGCACACCTGCTACTACGCCAAGGTGCGCGATCGCGACCTGCCGATGGCGGTGGACGTCATCACCGACATGCTCACCTCCTCGCTGCTCGACCCGGAGGAGTTCGAGAACGAACGCGGCGTCATCCTCGAAGAGCTCGCGATGATGGACGACGATCCGGGGGACGTCGCCAACGAACGGTTCTTCGAGCGCGTGCTCGGCGAGCACCCGCTCGGGCGTCCGATCGGCGGTCACCCGCAGTCGATCATCGAGGTCGGCCGGGACGCCGTCGTGGCGCACTACCGGGCCAACTACCGCGCGAACGACGTCATCGTGACGGCGGCCGGCGCGGTCGACCACGACGCGCTCGTCGCCCAGGTGTCCGAGGCGCTCGTGCAAGCGGGCTGGCCGGCGGACGCGGTGGCCGCACCGGTCGCGCGTCGGACGCTCGCTCCTGCTGCCATCGTCGGAGGCTCGCCCCTCTCGGTCGTGCACCGTCCCACCGAGCAGGTCCACCTGCAGATCGGCGGAGCGGGCCTCATCGCAGGCGATGAGCGACGATTCGCCATGAGCATGCTCAACTCCATCCTCGGCGGCGGCATGTCCAGCCGCCTGTTCCAGGAGATCCGCGAACGACGCGGGCTCGCCTACTCGGTGTACTCGTTCGCCGGCAGCTACTCGGACGCCGGCGTCTTCGGCCTCGCTGCAGCCTGCTCCACGGCGAAGGCGGCGACCGTCGCCGAACTCATGCTCGCCGAGCTCCACCGGCTCGCCGAGCACGGCGTGACGGACGAGGAGTTGTCGCGCGCGCTCGGGCAGCTGAGCGGCGCCTCGGCGCTGGCGCTGGAGGATTCGGACTCGCGTATGAGCCGCCTCGGTCGAGCGGAGCTGACCCTCGGTGAGTTCATCGACCTCGACGAGAGCATCCGTCGCCTGCAGTCGGTCGGTCAGGACGACGTCCAGCAGCTCGCGCAGCACCTCGCCGCGCAGCCCATCACGGTGTCGGCGGTCGGAGCCGTCGACGAGGACACCTTCGCTCCGATCATCGCGGGGGTGCGTTGA